The following proteins are encoded in a genomic region of Streptomyces sp. SLBN-31:
- the purH gene encoding bifunctional phosphoribosylaminoimidazolecarboxamide formyltransferase/IMP cyclohydrolase has product MTATAGTSKRPIRRALVSVYDKTGLEDLARGLHEAGVELVSTGSTAGRIAAAGVPVTKVEELTGFPECLDGRVKTLHPRVHAGILADLRLESHREQLAELGVEPFDLVVVNLYPFRETVASGATPDECVEQIDIGGPSMVRAAAKNHPSVAVVTSPDRYADVLGAVADGGFDLATRKRLAAEAFRHTAEYDIAVSSWFASAYAPAEDGSQFPEFIASSLERAHTLRYGENPHQPAALYTSGTGGLAEAEQLHGKEMSYNNYTDTDAARRAAYDHDEPCVAIIKHANPCGIAIGSDVAEAHRKAHACDPLSAFGGVIAVNRPVSREMAEQVAEIFTEVIVAPDYEDGALEALAKKKNIRVLKAPGRPEYPVEVKPIDGGALLQVTDRLQADGDDPANWTLATGEALSADELSELAFAWKACRAVKSNAILLAKDGASVGVGMGQVNRVDSAKLAVERAGEERARGSYAASDAFFPFPDGLEILTAAGVKAVVQPGGSVRDELVVEAAKKAGVTMYFTGTRHFFH; this is encoded by the coding sequence GTGACCGCCACCGCCGGGACCAGTAAGCGGCCGATCCGCCGGGCGCTCGTCAGCGTCTACGACAAGACGGGCCTCGAAGACCTCGCGCGCGGCCTGCACGAGGCGGGCGTCGAACTCGTCTCCACCGGGTCCACGGCCGGCCGTATCGCCGCCGCCGGTGTCCCCGTCACCAAGGTCGAGGAGCTGACCGGCTTCCCCGAGTGCCTGGACGGCCGGGTCAAGACGCTGCACCCCAGGGTGCACGCCGGCATCCTCGCTGACCTGCGCCTGGAGAGCCACCGCGAGCAGCTCGCCGAGCTGGGCGTGGAGCCGTTCGACCTGGTCGTCGTCAACCTCTACCCCTTCCGTGAGACCGTCGCCTCCGGCGCCACCCCGGACGAGTGCGTCGAGCAGATCGACATCGGCGGCCCCTCGATGGTCCGCGCCGCCGCCAAGAACCACCCGTCCGTCGCGGTCGTCACCAGCCCCGACCGGTACGCCGACGTCCTGGGGGCCGTCGCCGACGGCGGCTTCGACCTCGCGACCCGCAAGCGCCTGGCGGCGGAGGCCTTCCGGCACACGGCCGAGTACGACATCGCCGTCTCCTCCTGGTTCGCGTCCGCCTACGCGCCCGCCGAGGACGGCTCGCAGTTCCCCGAGTTCATCGCCAGCAGCCTTGAGCGTGCCCACACCCTGCGCTACGGCGAGAACCCGCACCAGCCGGCGGCGCTCTACACCTCCGGCACCGGCGGTCTGGCCGAGGCCGAGCAGCTGCACGGCAAGGAGATGTCGTACAACAACTACACGGACACGGACGCCGCCCGCCGTGCCGCGTACGACCACGACGAGCCGTGCGTCGCGATCATCAAGCACGCCAACCCCTGTGGCATCGCGATCGGTTCGGACGTCGCCGAGGCGCACCGCAAGGCGCACGCCTGCGACCCGCTGTCCGCGTTCGGCGGCGTGATCGCCGTCAACCGGCCGGTGAGCCGGGAGATGGCCGAGCAGGTCGCCGAGATCTTCACCGAGGTCATCGTCGCGCCCGACTACGAGGACGGCGCGCTGGAGGCCCTCGCCAAGAAGAAGAACATCCGCGTCCTGAAGGCCCCGGGCCGTCCCGAGTACCCCGTCGAGGTCAAGCCGATCGACGGCGGCGCCCTCCTGCAGGTCACCGACCGCCTCCAGGCCGACGGCGACGACCCGGCCAACTGGACGCTGGCGACGGGCGAGGCGCTGTCCGCGGACGAGCTCTCCGAGCTCGCCTTCGCCTGGAAGGCCTGCCGCGCCGTCAAGTCCAACGCGATCCTGCTCGCCAAGGACGGCGCCTCGGTCGGCGTCGGCATGGGCCAGGTCAACCGCGTCGACTCCGCGAAGCTGGCCGTCGAGCGGGCCGGCGAGGAGCGCGCCCGCGGCTCCTACGCCGCCTCGGACGCGTTCTTCCCCTTCCCCGACGGCCTGGAGATCCTCACCGCCGCCGGCGTCAAGGCCGTCGTCCAGCCGGGCGGTTCGGTCCGCGACGAACTGGTCGTGGAGGCCGCGAAGAAGGCGGGCGTGACGATGTACTTCACCGGGACGCGGCACTTCTTCCACTGA
- a CDS encoding RDD family protein translates to MSFGSPNNPYGQPQNPQNPQQGYGYPQQPPAGQPGQPGYGYPQQPPPGVPPQQGYGYPQQPGYPQQGYGYPQQPGYPGGPVPNLASMGRRFGARLIDGIIYTVVYVVLLFAGVAGSISSAQNCDPNSTDYDTCINDAGSSMGAKVFAVIGILALFGLLYEWLMTGLVGATLGKMAVGIRVVKADTGQKPGLGSAFIRWIIPLVGGFLCGIGQLLVYLSPFWDKSGRQQGWHDKAASTMVIQN, encoded by the coding sequence ATGAGTTTCGGCTCGCCCAACAATCCCTACGGTCAGCCGCAGAACCCGCAGAACCCGCAGCAGGGTTACGGCTACCCGCAGCAGCCCCCGGCCGGTCAGCCGGGACAGCCCGGATACGGCTACCCGCAGCAGCCCCCGCCGGGCGTGCCGCCACAGCAGGGGTACGGCTACCCGCAGCAGCCGGGCTACCCCCAGCAGGGCTACGGCTACCCGCAGCAGCCCGGTTACCCCGGCGGCCCCGTGCCGAACCTCGCCTCGATGGGCCGCCGCTTCGGCGCCCGCCTGATCGACGGCATCATCTACACGGTCGTCTACGTCGTCCTGCTGTTCGCCGGTGTCGCGGGCTCCATCAGCTCCGCCCAGAACTGCGACCCGAACTCCACCGACTACGACACCTGCATCAACGACGCCGGCTCGTCGATGGGCGCCAAGGTCTTCGCCGTCATCGGCATCCTCGCCCTCTTCGGCCTGCTCTACGAGTGGCTGATGACCGGCCTGGTCGGCGCGACCCTGGGCAAGATGGCCGTCGGCATCCGCGTGGTGAAGGCCGACACCGGCCAGAAGCCCGGCCTGGGCTCGGCGTTCATCCGCTGGATCATCCCGCTCGTCGGCGGTTTCCTGTGCGGTATCGGCCAGTTGCTGGTCTACCTGTCCCCGTTCTGGGACAAGTCGGGCCGCCAGCAGGGCTGGCACGACAAGGCCGCGAGCACGATGGTCATCCAGAACTGA
- the purN gene encoding phosphoribosylglycinamide formyltransferase — MAAKPVVKRLVVLVSGSGTNLQALLDEIAATGTEAYGAAVVAVGADRDGIEGLARAERAGLPTFVCRVKDYETRDEWDAALAEAVSAHEPDLVVSAGFMKIVGKEFLARFGGRFVNTHPALLPSFPGAHGVRDALAYGAKVTGCTVHFVDDGVDTGPIIAQGVVEVRDEDDESALHERIKEVERRLLVEVVGRLARNGHRIEGRKVVIQ; from the coding sequence GTGGCCGCCAAGCCCGTGGTCAAGCGCCTCGTCGTGCTGGTCTCCGGATCCGGCACCAACCTGCAGGCACTCCTCGACGAGATCGCGGCCACCGGCACCGAGGCCTACGGGGCGGCGGTCGTGGCCGTCGGCGCGGACCGCGACGGCATCGAGGGGCTCGCCCGCGCCGAGCGGGCCGGGCTGCCCACCTTCGTGTGCAGGGTCAAGGACTACGAGACGCGGGACGAGTGGGACGCCGCCCTCGCCGAGGCCGTGTCCGCGCACGAGCCGGACCTCGTCGTCTCCGCCGGGTTCATGAAGATCGTGGGCAAGGAGTTCCTGGCCCGTTTCGGCGGCCGGTTCGTGAACACGCACCCCGCCCTGCTGCCCAGTTTTCCCGGAGCCCACGGTGTGCGGGACGCGCTCGCGTACGGCGCCAAGGTCACCGGCTGCACCGTCCACTTCGTCGACGACGGCGTCGACACCGGACCGATCATCGCCCAGGGCGTGGTGGAGGTCCGGGACGAGGACGACGAGAGCGCTCTGCACGAGCGCATCAAGGAAGTCGAGCGAAGGCTGCTCGTCGAGGTCGTGGGGCGGCTCGCCCGCAACGGCCACCGCATTGAGGGACGAAAGGTAGTTATCCAGTGA
- a CDS encoding bifunctional methylenetetrahydrofolate dehydrogenase/methenyltetrahydrofolate cyclohydrolase, producing MTAQILDGKATAAAIKSDLTARVAALRERGVTPGLGTILVGDDPGSQKYVAGKHRDCAEVGIASIQRELPATATQEEIEAVVRELNEDPACTGYIVQLPLPKGIDENRILELMDPDKDADGLHPMNLGRLVLNEPAPLPCTPNGVLTLLRRYGVEIKGAEVVVVGRGVTIGRPMPLLLTRRSENATVTQCHTGTRDLSAHLKNADIIIAAAGSAHLIRPEDVKPGAAVLDVGVSRSAEGKIVGDVHPGVAEVAGWISPNPGGVGPMTRAQLLVNVVEAAERSVG from the coding sequence ATGACCGCCCAGATTCTCGATGGCAAGGCCACCGCAGCCGCGATCAAGTCCGACCTGACCGCCCGCGTGGCGGCGCTGAGGGAGAGGGGCGTCACGCCCGGCCTCGGCACGATCCTGGTCGGGGACGACCCCGGCTCCCAGAAGTACGTCGCGGGCAAGCACCGCGACTGCGCCGAGGTGGGCATCGCCTCCATCCAGCGCGAACTGCCCGCCACGGCCACGCAGGAGGAGATCGAGGCGGTCGTCCGGGAGCTCAACGAGGACCCGGCGTGCACCGGTTACATCGTCCAGCTGCCGCTGCCCAAGGGCATCGACGAGAACCGCATCCTGGAACTGATGGACCCGGACAAGGACGCCGACGGCCTGCACCCGATGAACCTCGGCCGGCTGGTGCTCAACGAGCCTGCGCCGCTGCCCTGCACCCCCAACGGTGTCCTGACCCTCCTCCGTCGGTACGGCGTGGAGATCAAGGGCGCCGAGGTCGTGGTCGTCGGCCGCGGTGTCACCATCGGCCGCCCGATGCCGCTGCTGCTGACCCGGCGCAGCGAGAACGCGACCGTGACCCAGTGCCACACCGGCACCCGCGACCTCTCGGCGCACCTGAAGAACGCCGACATCATCATCGCCGCCGCCGGTTCCGCCCACCTGATCCGGCCCGAGGACGTCAAGCCGGGCGCGGCCGTCCTCGACGTCGGCGTCTCGCGCAGCGCCGAGGGCAAGATCGTCGGCGATGTCCACCCCGGGGTCGCCGAGGTGGCCGGCTGGATCTCGCCGAACCCCGGCGGCGTCGGCCCGATGACCCGCGCCCAGCTGCTCGTCAACGTGGTCGAGGCGGCGGAGCGCAGTGTCGGCTGA